CTGGGCCAGCGCCTCTTCATAGCGCCCCAGGATGTAGCTGACCTCGCCGTACTGATAGCAGGTGTGCAGATCATCGGGGTCCAGCGCCAACGCTCTGGCCAGGTATTTTTCGGCACCGTACCAGGATTGCACCGCCAAGTGCGTGGCCTCGAGGCGCCCGCCCCGCTCCATCAGGGTGCGGCCGATTTCCCGCCACAGGCCGGCATTGTCGGGGGTAATCAGGGTCATGATCCGGAGCAGGGAAACCTTGCGATCGAGATAGGGCAGATCGACTTCGCGGGCGTCAAGCATGATCGCCTCGCCGCCGATCTCGGCAATGATGTGGGGATAGGCCTGCTGCAGCACGTCGGCATAGCGGGCGGCATTGGCACAATCGGGGTTGCGGCGCAGGGCATGGTACAGTCCCCGCCCCACCTGGTCGTAGTCCGGTGTCCCGTTTGCGAGGGCCGCCACGTAGTCGGCTTCCTGCAGCGGAATGGGCAGGTCGCCCCAGGCCAGATCCACCAAACCGTCACGACCGGCAAGACGAAAGCCTTCAGCAGGCTGAAAATATCGAACCCCCTCGATGGGGGTAGGCGGCTGTTGCTGCATACCTTCCGTTCCTTACTCCGTTCTCACGATACCTTGCGAAGCATTACACTCTACCGTCGGCGCTTTCCGTTCGTCAACCGCAAAGCGGTACTTTCGCCGGATCAGGCAATAATGGAAAAAGGCCTGCCCTCCCGGCTGACCCCCCGTTTCATTCGCCCCGCCGAAACCTCGGAAACGGCTGAAAATGACGTCGTTTGGCTCCACTCACGTCCCCGCACGGCAGGATCACCATAGGCCCGCTGAACCCTGCCATCTCCCGTCGGCCGCAATGCCTCGCCGCTGCCGGTTGACGTCGCGTTGCTTCCGGCATCGGCACCGGACAGGCTTTCCGGCTGCCGCTTTTCCTGTTGGGCCTGGGCCATCTGATTGGCGGCCTGGGCGGCTACGGCCCGGTCCTGGCCGGATGGGTCCGCGGGAGCCAGGGCCGCACGAATCACCTGCTGCATCCGGGCAATAGTCTCCTCCGGCGTGCGGCCACCGGAGACATCGATCTGCACCTCGCCACCGGTAATGTAACTGCGTCCGTCCGGCCCCTGGGTGTAACTGTAGGAAGCGCTGCCGGCCAGGTTGCCCCCTGCCGCCTTGTGCGCCGCCTCGTGGGCCTTAACCTTTTCCTCGGTGCGCTTCAGTCGCTCGACCGTCTGCTTGACCTGGGGATCTTCAACGCTTCTGCCGTCGGCAGTGGTCCGCTCACCCGGCTTCGGCTCCCGCTGCCCGGTCTCCAGCGCCTGCCCCGGCTGTTGCGCGGAAAGCGTTACCCGGTCTTCTACCGGCTCCCGACTCCGACCACCAACGGAACGACGCTTTTCCGCTTCCGTACCGTCTGCCGCCGGTATACCGGAAAACTGCCGGACGGGAACCGTCCCGGCTCCCCTGTCTGCAACAGCGGAGAACTCCATTGAAGAATCACCTCTGGGACCAGACTATCCTGTTCCTGCAAGCAGTGTACACGGCATCCGGGTACAACGGCCTACGACATTACAGACCGGCCCTGGCCATTTCCTCCACCAGCTTTTTCTGACTACTGTTCAGCCCTTCCGGTACATGGACGTTGATCTTGACGTACAGGTCCCCTTTGGCGTTGGAACCGGGCGTCTTGATACCGCATCCCTTCAGGCGGAGCTTCGTACCGGGCTGGATACCGGGCGGCACCTTGATCCGCCGGGTTTCCTCCAGGGTCGGCACCTCCAGGCTGACTCCCAGACAGGCCTCACTGAAGCGGATGGTCCGCTCCACGAACAAATCTCCGCCGTCACGGCTAAACACCGGGTCATGGGCAACCCGTACGATCAAGAACAGATCGCCGCTGGGACCGCCGTTTTCCCCGTCGCTCCCCTTGCCGGCGATTCTGACCCGACTGCCGTTATCGACACCGGCGGGAATCCGGACCTTCAACTCCTCCCGCACGCCGTTGCGCCGGAAAGCCACCAGCTTTTCGCCGCCCAGCGCCGCCTCGCGAAAGCCCACGTCCAGCTCCAGGGTCAGATCGGCACCCCGTTGCGGCCCCCTGCGGAATCCGCCGCCACCGCTACTCCGGCGGAAGGCGCCGCCGAACAGCCGGGAGAAAATATCATCTCCGCCGTCCCCCATCCCCATATCCCGGAAGGTGCCGGAGAAATCAAACCCCTTGAAGATATCCTCCTGAGAATACTGACGATGGAAGTCAGACGACCCGAACGTATCGTACTGCTTGCGTTTTTCCGGGTCGGAGAGTACGGCGTAGGCTTCGTTGATCTCCTTGAACTTCTCCTCGGCGGCGCTATCTCCCTGGTTGCGGTCCGGATGGTACTTCACCGCCAGCTTGCGGAACGCCTTCTTGATGTCGTCGGCGGTTGCCGTCTTTTCGACTCCCAGCGACTTGTAGTAATCCGTCTGCGCCATAATCGATAACCTTGTATGATTCCGTGGAATTACCTCTTTGAATCGTAAAGTAGGCAGCTTTCGGCCGGCTGTCAACACCGTTCCCGCCGGAACGATACCCCGTGCCGCACGGATGTTGCACGGCAACGGGCGACCGGCATATCCCGGTCGCCCGCCACAGGTAGCATGACACCGGCAGCGGTCGGTTCGTTCAGAGCTGATCCTGCCCGCAAACCGTGCCCTGGAGTTCCCTCGTCCGGGAGAGCGATCAGCCTAGCGGGCGTACCCCACTGCCTGTGCCTCGGCAAGCGTGAGAACGACTTGGTCTTTCGATACCGCCGTCCGCTCCAGCTTACTCCAGTCAACGGCCTCGGGCAGCGCCATTTCCCGGCTGACAATCCGGCGAACCGCTTCCGGGTCGCGCAGCACCTCAGGGTCCAGTCGTATGGCGGCCACAGCCCCGTTTTCCAGCGACACCCTGTTCTTCTGACCGGCAGGCAGGTAGATCGCGCCGGTGTCGAAATCGACGATATAGGCGACTACTCCCGGAATGATACAGAAGAGCAGCCCCAGGCCGTCAAGGATGGCAACCTTGATATCGATTTCTCCGGCCTTCTGTCCCCGCCGCTCCGGATACATCAGCGTGCCGCAGGCGGCAAGCTGCAGCATGAGCACAACAGTCACGCCGGCAGCAACGGCCTTGATCATTATCTTTTGCATGGGACACCTCCTCGGATACGTGATATTACAGGCGCAGCTCCCGCCAACGGAAGCAGTCCGTGGTGTGATCGTTGACCATCCCCACCGCCTGCATGTGGGCGTAGCAGATGGTGCTGCCCACGAAACGGAATCCCCGTTGCTTGAGATCCTTGCTCAGGGCGTCGGACACCGGCGTGCTGGCCGGCACCTCCGCCAGGCTCTTCCAGCTGTTCTGCACCGGTCTGCCGTCAACAAAACGCCACATATAGGCATTGAACGAGCCGAACTGTTCCTGCACCGCGAGGAAGGCCCGGGCATTGCTCACCGCCGACTCCACCTTCAGCCGGTTGCGCACAATGCCGGGGTTGGCCAGTAACGTCGCAATCTTTGTCTGATCAAACCGGGCCACCACTTCGGGATCGAAGCCGGCAAAAGCCTCACGGTAGGCGTCCCGTTTGCGCAGGATGGTGATCCAGGACAGCCCGGCCTGGGCCCCCTCCAAAGTCAGGAACTCAAAGAGCAGGCGGTCGTCGTGTACCGGCACCCCCCATTCCTCGTCGTGATAACGGCAGTAGAGCGGGTCGCTGCCGCTCCAGCCACAGCGGTTCAATGATGCTTCACGCGTTGTCATGGTCTCACCTTTCACCCGGATACGTCAACCGGCAAGCCCTGTGGTGCAGTTCAGCCCCCCTCCGGCGGCTCAATCGGTCACCCGGTTCCTGCCTCTCTCCTTTGCCCGATACAACGCCTGATCGGCCCGACGCACCGCCTCTTCCTCGCTGCCGTCCTGCCGGCCGGCTTCGGCCACCCCGATACTAATGGTGACCCGCCCCGCCCCGGGGGCAACGGAATCGGCCACGCCGGCACGAAGCTTTTCGGCAAGCACCAGGGCACCCTGCCGGTCAGTGTCCGGCAGCAGCGCCAGGAACTCCTCGCCGCCGAAACGGGCAACAAAATCGCTCTGACGCAACGAGCCGGCCAGCAGAGCCGCCACATGCCTGAGCACCAGATCCCCCACCTCATGACCGAAGGTGTCGTTCACCCGTTTGAAATGATCGATGTCCATCAGCAGCAAACCATAAGACGTCCCGGAACGCTGCATGCGCACAAACTCGTCATGGAGCCGTTCGTTCGCTGCCCGGCGATTGTGAAGGCCGGTCAGGGCGTCGTGCAGGGCGATCCGCTCCAGCTCCCGGTTGGCCGTTACCAGTTCCGCGGTGCGCTCCTGCACCTTCAACTCCAGATACTGATTGCTTTCTTCCAGTTGCCGCTTCCGCTCCAGCAGGGTCGAGGTCATGCCGCGCAACGAATCCGCCAGTTTCTGGATCTCGCGGATACCGCTGGTGAGGGTAAAGGGGGTTGCTTCGTCCCCCTGCTCGATCGTGTGGGCAACTTCGGCCAAGTGCTCCACCGGCCGGCTGAAGGCCACCGCCGCGCGGTAGGCCAGAAACATGAACATCACCGCAATGCCCACTCCAATCACCAGCAGGGTACGCTGCAACGCGGCTACCGGCGCCAGCGCGCTGGCGATCGGTTGCCGCACCAGCACCCGCCATTTCAGCTCGGTGGACGTTCCGGCGGTCACAGTCACGATGCCGGTCATGTAGCGATGACCGCCGTCCCAGTCGATAACCGCCGGCTTTCCGTCGGTGGGGAGCGCTGCGGGTATCTTCACCTGTCCCATGTACCGATAGGGGTACAGGATATCTCCCCGTCGGTCGATGATCAACACCTCGACACCATTGAGACCGGCATCCCCCGGCAGGGCATTTTTGATCACCTCATCCACCCAGGCCCAGTGGGCATGGGTGGCCAGCACCCCCCGCAGTCTGCCGGCAGCGTCACGCACCGGTGCCGCAAAATCCACGAATCGGAGCGGTTCGCTGGGATTCTCGGCCTTCAGCTTCTTGGCCAGCAAAACCGCTTCGTGTACGTCGCCGACGAAAACGTTCTCCCGGCCACGGATGAACCATTCCCGCTGGGCCGCCGACACCCCCTCCAGCAGCCCGTCGGCAGCGGTCAGGATGGTTCCCTCTCCATCAGTCACGCCGATCCAGGCGTAATGCCGGTAGGACTGCCGCGCCAAGTCCAGGGTTGTCCTGATATCAGGACTGTCGAGACGTTCACGCGTCAAAAGCGGCGAACGGCTCAACAGCACCACCTCCCGTTCCCGCTCCCGCAGGTTGGCGGCCAGGGAGCCGGCAATGCTGCGGGTGAGCCGTTGCAGCCGGAAACGGCTGTCCTCCTTCATGTGTAACGACGCAACATGGTTAAGGTACAGGGCCACACCGAATCCCACCAGCAGGGCCAGACCGCCGAAGAGCAGGGACAGCCGCAAACGAAAGCTGTTGAATCGTCCGATCATGACCACCCCTCGCACCAGATCAGCATTCCTCCGCCGGACGCAGGTCCGGCAGATTTTCATAGACCTCTTCAACCGTGGCGCACCGGGTCAACACCTGCACCACAACCGGCAGCGGCTCCGGCCACACCTCCGGCAGGTCGGCCTCATCCGGCTGCATCACCGGAAAGGCCAGCCGCTCGTACGGCGGGCAGAAGCGGGCATCCACCCCCGGCTTGTTGCCCCGCGCATCGATGCGGTACCAGCCGTACTCCTCAAGCCAGACCGCGTTCAGGCCGTGCAGGCAATAGGGCGGGCCGGAATCCCCCACCGACAGCCGCTGGTAGCACAGACCGGCAGGTATGGCGTTGGCCCGCAACAGCGCGGCCAGCAGATGGCTCTTGGCGTAGCAGTAGCCGGTGGCGTGGGCCAGCACGTCGGAGGCGACGCAGGTCACCGGATTCCGGCGGTAATCCCAACTGTGCCTGATCTCGTCCCGCACGAACTCGAAACAGCGCCGGGCGATTTCGGTTGTGTCCGCCTGATCCCCGGCCAGCTCACGCGCCGTGGCCAGCACCGCCGGATGCTGCCAGTTGATGATCTCGGTGGATTGGAGGTAGAGGTTCATGGTTTGAGCCTTGGGGCTGGGTTCATATTGTTGCCCTCGTTCGACTAACTTCGTTATTGACCGGTTCGCGCGCGCACGTGCGTGAACCGGTGATCTTCCCAAATGGAATGTTTATCCTGCAAATCCTGGGGTAACCGAACCAACATTATCCAGCCCTACCACCGTATCAGCTTCATCCAATCGTGGAAGAGCCTGCACCATCCAAAACCCGCCACCAGCCATTCGGTTACGCAAGCCCTGCAATAACATCACCGATATGGGGATATCCAACCACCAGCATGCCGTTACTGCGCTGCTGGCGCTCTGTTGCCCCGCAGATGAGCAACCCCGGCCGGGCAGCCGCATTCAGCTTGCGGTAGTGGTCAATCCCTTTCCAGGCGCTTTGCTGGATAGTCGCACCCAGCTTGATCTCTATCGGCACAATGCCTGCCGGCGACTCAAACAACAGATCCACCTCATGTCCGGCATTGTCGCGCCAATAGTAGAGGCGCGGCTCACGCACCATGTTCAGGCGTTGTTTCATCAACTCCGTCACCACAAAGGTTTCAAACAGGGCTCCCACCAAAGGATGATGCGTGATCTGGCCGGGCTGTTCAATAGCCAGCAGGTGGGCGGCCAGCCCCACATCCCAGAAATAGAGCTTGGGGGATTTGACCAGCCGCTTGTTGAAATTCTCAAAATGAGGCTGCAGCAGGGTGATGATGAAGCTGGCTTCCAGGACAGAGAGCCACGCACGGGCAGTTCCGTGGTTGATGCCGCAATCGGCGGCCAGTGAGTTGATGTTGAGAATCTGTCCCGTACGTCCGGCGCACAGGCGTAAAAAACGGGTAAAGAGCGCCAGGTTCTTGACGGCCATGATCTCGCGGACATCCCGCTCAACGTAGGTGGTCAGGTAGAACGAGAGCGCTTCGACAGGGTCCAGTTGATCATTCAGAATGCGCGGATAAAACCCTTCAAACAGCATCTGCGAAATTTCCGGCTGCGCTGCCTGGGCATAGCGCTCCTGAAATGAAAACGGCAGCAGCTTCAGAATGGCCGTACGTCCGGCAAGTGATTGGGTAACCCGCTCCATCAGCAGAAACTGGTGGCTGCCGGTAATAATATAAGCGCCTTTCCGGGTCGGGTCGGCATCCACCAGCACCTGCAATTCCGAGAGCAGGCCCGGCGCCCGTTGAATCTCGTCAATCACCGCGCCGCCTGCCGCGTAATCCCGCAGAAAGCCTTGCGGGTCGTTCAGCGCATAGTCGCGCAGGGCAAGCTGCTCAAGGGAAACGTAAGGCTTATCGGGAAAGGTCATCCGGCACAGGGTGCTTTTACCTGATTGGCGCGGCCCGACTATCGTCACAATCGGGTATTGACCAGCCAGCCGGAGCAATTCCGGCTGTATGGTTCGATGTATGAGCATGTTCAGTAGGTTATCATGAATTCGTACAAATTTACAGTTGAAATGTAATTTTGTACAAATTCATATATCCAGCTTCCAGAAATGAAGCATCTATAAATCGCCTGCGTGGCAGTATCTGTCAATAGTTGCCCCCCTAGAACCCGCCAGCGGCAGCCTGCAGGCGGGCCAGTTCCTCCTTGCGGCGTAACAGAAGCTGCCGCTCCTTCAGCTCCTCCGGCGTTCGCAGGTTGGTCAGGGCTTCGGTTTCAGTGTCAAACACCCAGATATCGTCGGCATTGGTGGTGTCCAGACAGACCCAGCGTTCCGTCACCACCGGTTCCTTCTGCTCGGTGTGGCCGAACAACTGGCGGTAAACGGGATCGAGACGCACGTTCTCGCGGAACGGGTCCAGCCAGAAGATGCCGCCGTAGGGGGCGCGGCCGCCGCGGGCCACCGGCACGTTGAAGAGGGGGCTCCCATGATCCCCCGCGAGGCAGGCGTAAAAATGTGCGTTGATGCAGTCGGCCAGGTAGCGGGAATTCCCCCGGCAGCACCCTCCTGGAGTCAGTCCCCAGCCCCCTTCGGCAAAGCCGGCATGGGTACAGAACCAGCCGTCGGCCCAGTGGGCCGCCACCAGCCGACGGCGTTGCAGCAGGTCATCGAACAGCCGCCGGAACTGGTCCGCGTGGCTGTGCTGGTAGCCGCTGCTGCGCCAGGGGGCCTTGCTCAGGTAGTGCAGGTCATGGTTCCCCCAGAGCATGACCGCATCGCTTGCCGCCAGCAGCTCCACCACCCGCACCTGGGATTCGAAGCTCTCGCGGAAGGAATCCACGTAGTCCCCCAGGGCCACATGGAGCTGGTCCGGACGGTGGGCCAGAAACCGTTCCACCTTGTCCACATTACCGTGGATATCGCCGACAACGATTGCCATTTCCGGTCTCCTCCGCGCCTACGGTCAACTGGCAGCGGGAGGTCGGTACCTGGTGCCGCATCCCGCCATCCGCCGGAATGATACGACGGGTCAGCGTACCAGTCCCGCCGGGTTGAAGGGGGGGATCGGTCCGCCTCCCCGTTCGATGCTGGCGTTGTGCCGCTGCATCGCCGCCAGCAGCCGGTTGACGTCGGCCGTCAACAGGATGCGTTCCTTCACGAAATATTGCCCCAGGCGGGGTTGGCAATGGTGCTGATGTCTGACCAGGAAGGCGGCCTGTTTTTCGGTCAGCAGCCCCAGGGCCACGGCCCGCTCGCCGAACATGCCGGGAATTTCCGTGGCTGCGCGGACCGCCTGGATATCCTTGTCGGTCATCCAGCCCCAGGCCTTGGCGATCTCGCCGTAGGCGGGGCGCTGGTCCCGCTGCCAGCGCATGCCGCGGACCAGGTCCTGCCAGGAGACCTCGCCGGCACAATAGACGAACTGGCCGAACTTCAGCTTGTAGGTGGGGAACACGCCGGTGTAGTACCGTTCGTGCTCTTTTCTGGGCAGTTTTTCCGTGACGGGACGCGGCCGGACGATGGTGGGACGGGCGGGGCGGGACGGGGATGCCGTTGCAGCCTGCTGCCGGTGCCCGGCTGCAGTTAGGCGCGCGGCTTTTTCCTGAGCCGTGCGCAGGTGTTCGATCAGAATGTCCCGGGCCGACACAAGCGAGCTGACCGCCTCGCCGCAACACGGCGAGGTGGCGCACGCGGAATCGGGATGAAGCGTGCGCACCCGCCGCCGGAAGGCCGATTTCACTTCGGCGGGGGTGACCCGCCGTAGATCGGTAGCTTCACCGAACAGTATCCGTACCGCATCAGCTGGCTGCATGATCGTTTGTCGTCCTCATCGCCATGACTCCCCAGGCCAGCCGGCCTGCAAACGGTGCTGTGTTCCGGAGCTCCGGAGCAGTGTTCCTGACAATAGCCGACATCACCACCCGATTCAATCGGGAACTGCCGTGAGCTGGCCGGAACGGTTCGACTGCTCCTGGCCTATTTCTTCAAATAGCGGTTTTTGAGGTTGTACCCCACCATCCATTCCGCCAGACTTCGCTTGGGAAGCTTCCCCAGCAGCTCGGCGGCAATAGCGTCGCCCGTTTCGCCCCTGGCCGCCAGCTCACGGGCCGTGGCGTCGAACAGCGTCAGATACTGCTTCATCTCCCGCAGATCTTTGTTGGAGGAGAGGGGGCCGTGTCCCGGAACGATCTGCTCCGGTCCCAGCGCCAGCAGGCTGTCCAGGGCCGTTGCCCAGCCACCGAAGTCACCGTCCGCCAGGTAGGGATGAAAGTCGGTAAAGAGAATATCCCCGGCAAAGGCCAGCTTCTGGCGCGGTAGCCAGACCACCACGCTGCCGGCGGTATGGGAGGGGGCAAAACGGATCAGCTCCACGGTTTCATTCCCCAGGTCAAGGGTGAGGCGGTCGCTGAAGGAAAGGGATGGCAGCGCGATTTCGGTGCCGGCCATATCCTCAGGTGTCAGCCCGTAGGCCGCAATGTTCTTCAGGATGCCGGGTCCCATTGCTTCCAGCAGGGCACGGTCAGCGGTGTGGGAGATCACCGTTGCCCCCAGCCTGGCGAACACACAGTTGCCGAAAGCGTGATCCAGGTGGGTATGGGTGTTGACCACGTAGCGGATCGGCTTGTCGGTCACCGTGCGGATGTCGGCCAGAAAGCGCCGGGCCTCCTTGTCGGAAATCAGCGTATCCACCACCAGTACCCCGTCCCGGCCGATGACGATACCGGCGTTGGCGGCAAAGCTGTTGGTTGGGGAGGCGTCCCGCACCCCCACGTAAGCGTAGACGTTATCGGACAGCTTGGTCAGGCCGGCACCGGCCACCTGGGCGGTTAAAAGAAGCATGGCTGCCAACAGGGGCATGACTTTCATCAGCATCTGACTCCTCCTAGTTGTGTATGGTGATAATGCGCTACTCCTGGATTCTGCCGCCTCTCGCCAGCAGCCTCCGCATCGTGGCGCAGGCCCCCGCTGTGGGCGGCATTTGCCGCTTCGGTAGTGGTGCCACAGGTGACGGCAATGTCAAGACCAAAACTGCTCCCGCCGTTACCCGCCAACCTCCCTTCCCTCGATGTCAACTGACCGATTGACAACGGCCGCCAACTATGGATACTCGTCCGCATTACACCCAGGCAGGGGGGACAGCATGGCGCTCGTGGAGTGGCAAACGGAGTATAGCGTGGGCAGCGAACGGCTCGACCAGCAGCACCAGCGGATCGTCGGCATGATCAACCAGTTGGGCGAAGCCATGGACACCGGCGCGGAGAAGACCGCCCTGATGAAAATCCTCTCCGATCTGGCCGGTTACACCAAGACTCACTTTGCCGAAGAGGAACGGATGCTGGAACAGTGCGCCTATCCCGCTCTTGGCGAGCACCGCGCCCGGCATGCCGACCTCACCCGGCAACTTGCCGACTTCTACCGCAACTTCTACGTCAAGACCAAGCCCCAGACCAAGGAGGTCATGGACTTTCTGCAGCACTGGCTCTACGACCATATCCTGGAGCAGGACAAGGCCTACGCTTCACACCTCAACGGCTGACGGCTACCAGGTCTGCGTGACGCTCACGGGAGTAACCGCCATGGTGGCGCGCAGCCAGTCGAATTTTGCTTTCAGCAGGTCGAACTCGGGGCCGGAGGTGATGAACGCCGCGGTCCCCTTGATCAGAAAACCGGCCCCCGGACCGTGGAGCCCCCGCACCTTGCTGCTGCCCAGGGTGATCAGCACCTCGGGATTGAAGGCGACATTGGCCTCGGTTCGGTGCATGTAACCGGCCGGTATCAGGATGCGGCCGTCATCCGTAATACGGATATAGCTGTTCCAGGTATTCACCAGGTGTGGCCCCTCCTGGCCGAGGGTCGCAATGGCAACGATGCCGTCCTGTTTCAGAATTTCCAGCAATGGTTCCGGGATCATGGGTACTACCTCCTGTGGCGGGGCTGGTTGTTGTGCAGCCTGAAGTTTATTCAGGGAGCAGCGTACAGGAAAACGGCCCCCGACAACAGGGGCAGTTTTGACACCATCACGGGCGGCAGGGCATAAGTAGGGATTCCCGTCGCCAGCCCTTCGAGCCGGCTCTCACCTGACATTTCCTGTCACACCACCGTGCTATCCTCGGCGCACCATGACCAGCGACCTGATGGACAAACTGAAAATCCTGGCCGATGGCGCCAAGTACGACGTTTCCTGCTCCTCCAGCGGCAGCTCCCGGCGCAACGGCAACGGTATCGGCAACGCCGCATCCTGCGGCATCTGCCACACCTGGACCAGCGACGGCCGCTGCGTTTCCCTGCTGAAAATCCTGATGACCAACCGCTGTATCTACGACTGCGCCTACTGCGTCAACCGCAGCAGCAACGACACGAAGCGGGTGGCCCTGACCCCGGCGGAGGTGGCGGAGCTGACCATCGGCTTCTACCGCCGCAACTACATCGAGGGGCTGTTTTTAAGCACCGGTGTGGTCCGCTCCCCGGACTACACCATGGAGCTGCTGATTCAGGCAGTGCGCACCCTGCGCAGCGAATACCGCTTCAACGGCTACATCCACCTGAAGCTGGTGCCGGGGGCTGACCCGCTTTTGGTGCAGGAGGCCGGTCTCTGGGCCGACCGGATCAGCGTCAACCTGGAGCTGCCCACCCGGGAAAGCTTGGCCCTGCTGGCCCCGGACAAGAGCCGCGATGCCGTGGTGGGGCCGATGCGTCAGGTCCACAGCCTGATTGCAATCAACCGGGACGAGCGCAGGCACTCCCGCACGGCTCCCCGCTTTGCCCCTGCCGGGCAGAGCACCCAGTTGATCGTGGGGGCCACCCCGGACACCGACCGCCAGATCGTCACCCTCTCCGAACAACTCTACCAGCGGCTGGAGCTGAAGCGGGTCTACTACTCGGCCTTTATTCCGGTCATGCAGGACAGCCGCCTGCCCGCCCTGCCCAGATCACCGCTGCGACGTGAACATCGCCTCTATCAGGCCGACTGGCTGCTGCGCTACTACGGCTTTGCCGCCCATGAACTGCTGGACGAGGCCACGCCTAACCTGGACAGCGAGCTTGACCCCAAGACCGGCTGGGCCCTGCGCCACCGGGAGCTGTTTCCGGTGGAGATCAACCGGGCCAGCTACGAGGAACTGCTGCGGGTGCCGGGGATCGGCGTCCGCTCCGCCCAGCGGATCATCCGGGCGCGGCGGCAAGGGCATCTGGGAGTGGAGGAATTGCAGCGGCTGGGGGTGGTGATGAAGCGGGCACGGTATTTCGTCACCGCCAGGGGGCGTTACGCCGGGGATATCCGGCTGGAGAGCGGGCTGT
The window above is part of the Trichlorobacter ammonificans genome. Proteins encoded here:
- a CDS encoding putative metalloprotease CJM1_0395 family protein: MEFSAVADRGAGTVPVRQFSGIPAADGTEAEKRRSVGGRSREPVEDRVTLSAQQPGQALETGQREPKPGERTTADGRSVEDPQVKQTVERLKRTEEKVKAHEAAHKAAGGNLAGSASYSYTQGPDGRSYITGGEVQIDVSGGRTPEETIARMQQVIRAALAPADPSGQDRAVAAQAANQMAQAQQEKRQPESLSGADAGSNATSTGSGEALRPTGDGRVQRAYGDPAVRGREWSQTTSFSAVSEVSAGRMKRGVSREGRPFSIIA
- a CDS encoding DnaJ C-terminal domain-containing protein, with product MAQTDYYKSLGVEKTATADDIKKAFRKLAVKYHPDRNQGDSAAEEKFKEINEAYAVLSDPEKRKQYDTFGSSDFHRQYSQEDIFKGFDFSGTFRDMGMGDGGDDIFSRLFGGAFRRSSGGGGFRRGPQRGADLTLELDVGFREAALGGEKLVAFRRNGVREELKVRIPAGVDNGSRVRIAGKGSDGENGGPSGDLFLIVRVAHDPVFSRDGGDLFVERTIRFSEACLGVSLEVPTLEETRRIKVPPGIQPGTKLRLKGCGIKTPGSNAKGDLYVKINVHVPEGLNSSQKKLVEEMARAGL
- a CDS encoding DNA-3-methyladenine glycosylase I: MTTREASLNRCGWSGSDPLYCRYHDEEWGVPVHDDRLLFEFLTLEGAQAGLSWITILRKRDAYREAFAGFDPEVVARFDQTKIATLLANPGIVRNRLKVESAVSNARAFLAVQEQFGSFNAYMWRFVDGRPVQNSWKSLAEVPASTPVSDALSKDLKQRGFRFVGSTICYAHMQAVGMVNDHTTDCFRWRELRL
- a CDS encoding sensor domain-containing diguanylate cyclase, with translation MIGRFNSFRLRLSLLFGGLALLVGFGVALYLNHVASLHMKEDSRFRLQRLTRSIAGSLAANLREREREVVLLSRSPLLTRERLDSPDIRTTLDLARQSYRHYAWIGVTDGEGTILTAADGLLEGVSAAQREWFIRGRENVFVGDVHEAVLLAKKLKAENPSEPLRFVDFAAPVRDAAGRLRGVLATHAHWAWVDEVIKNALPGDAGLNGVEVLIIDRRGDILYPYRYMGQVKIPAALPTDGKPAVIDWDGGHRYMTGIVTVTAGTSTELKWRVLVRQPIASALAPVAALQRTLLVIGVGIAVMFMFLAYRAAVAFSRPVEHLAEVAHTIEQGDEATPFTLTSGIREIQKLADSLRGMTSTLLERKRQLEESNQYLELKVQERTAELVTANRELERIALHDALTGLHNRRAANERLHDEFVRMQRSGTSYGLLLMDIDHFKRVNDTFGHEVGDLVLRHVAALLAGSLRQSDFVARFGGEEFLALLPDTDRQGALVLAEKLRAGVADSVAPGAGRVTISIGVAEAGRQDGSEEEAVRRADQALYRAKERGRNRVTD
- a CDS encoding transglutaminase-like domain-containing protein → MNLYLQSTEIINWQHPAVLATARELAGDQADTTEIARRCFEFVRDEIRHSWDYRRNPVTCVASDVLAHATGYCYAKSHLLAALLRANAIPAGLCYQRLSVGDSGPPYCLHGLNAVWLEEYGWYRIDARGNKPGVDARFCPPYERLAFPVMQPDEADLPEVWPEPLPVVVQVLTRCATVEEVYENLPDLRPAEEC
- a CDS encoding ATP-binding protein; the protein is MLIHRTIQPELLRLAGQYPIVTIVGPRQSGKSTLCRMTFPDKPYVSLEQLALRDYALNDPQGFLRDYAAGGAVIDEIQRAPGLLSELQVLVDADPTRKGAYIITGSHQFLLMERVTQSLAGRTAILKLLPFSFQERYAQAAQPEISQMLFEGFYPRILNDQLDPVEALSFYLTTYVERDVREIMAVKNLALFTRFLRLCAGRTGQILNINSLAADCGINHGTARAWLSVLEASFIITLLQPHFENFNKRLVKSPKLYFWDVGLAAHLLAIEQPGQITHHPLVGALFETFVVTELMKQRLNMVREPRLYYWRDNAGHEVDLLFESPAGIVPIEIKLGATIQQSAWKGIDHYRKLNAAARPGLLICGATERQQRSNGMLVVGYPHIGDVIAGLA
- a CDS encoding metallophosphoesterase, yielding MAIVVGDIHGNVDKVERFLAHRPDQLHVALGDYVDSFRESFESQVRVVELLAASDAVMLWGNHDLHYLSKAPWRSSGYQHSHADQFRRLFDDLLQRRRLVAAHWADGWFCTHAGFAEGGWGLTPGGCCRGNSRYLADCINAHFYACLAGDHGSPLFNVPVARGGRAPYGGIFWLDPFRENVRLDPVYRQLFGHTEQKEPVVTERWVCLDTTNADDIWVFDTETEALTNLRTPEELKERQLLLRRKEELARLQAAAGGF
- a CDS encoding MBL fold metallo-hydrolase, with the protein product MKVMPLLAAMLLLTAQVAGAGLTKLSDNVYAYVGVRDASPTNSFAANAGIVIGRDGVLVVDTLISDKEARRFLADIRTVTDKPIRYVVNTHTHLDHAFGNCVFARLGATVISHTADRALLEAMGPGILKNIAAYGLTPEDMAGTEIALPSLSFSDRLTLDLGNETVELIRFAPSHTAGSVVVWLPRQKLAFAGDILFTDFHPYLADGDFGGWATALDSLLALGPEQIVPGHGPLSSNKDLREMKQYLTLFDATARELAARGETGDAIAAELLGKLPKRSLAEWMVGYNLKNRYLKK
- a CDS encoding bacteriohemerythrin: MALVEWQTEYSVGSERLDQQHQRIVGMINQLGEAMDTGAEKTALMKILSDLAGYTKTHFAEEERMLEQCAYPALGEHRARHADLTRQLADFYRNFYVKTKPQTKEVMDFLQHWLYDHILEQDKAYASHLNG
- a CDS encoding pyridoxamine 5'-phosphate oxidase family protein — protein: MIPEPLLEILKQDGIVAIATLGQEGPHLVNTWNSYIRITDDGRILIPAGYMHRTEANVAFNPEVLITLGSSKVRGLHGPGAGFLIKGTAAFITSGPEFDLLKAKFDWLRATMAVTPVSVTQTW